A DNA window from Rossellomorea marisflavi contains the following coding sequences:
- a CDS encoding NAD(P)-dependent oxidoreductase has protein sequence MITALFGATGRVGSIVADQLGQRAKLLVRSSTGNGLEITGNVLNQKDIDSVLEGCDAVISTLNTDKADVLSRSMPLILNGMRRHGIKRIITCGTAGILDASHSNGLYRFQSDESKRRSTTAAEDHLSAYLMLKASEMEWTIVCPTYLPDGERTGVFRTSEQVLPEGGRSISTHDTADYILKVLDESLHIRKRVGICY, from the coding sequence ATGATTACTGCACTATTCGGAGCGACCGGAAGAGTCGGAAGCATCGTTGCCGATCAGCTCGGGCAACGAGCAAAGCTCCTTGTACGATCATCCACGGGAAACGGGTTGGAGATCACAGGAAACGTTTTGAACCAAAAGGATATTGATTCCGTACTGGAGGGATGCGATGCGGTCATCAGCACGCTCAACACCGATAAGGCGGATGTGTTGTCAAGAAGCATGCCCCTCATCCTGAACGGGATGCGGAGACACGGCATCAAGCGTATCATCACATGTGGAACGGCAGGCATCCTGGATGCCTCACATTCCAATGGGCTCTATCGCTTTCAATCTGATGAATCCAAGCGGAGGAGCACGACGGCTGCGGAGGACCACCTATCCGCTTACCTCATGCTCAAAGCTTCTGAAATGGAATGGACGATCGTCTGCCCTACGTACCTTCCCGACGGTGAGCGCACCGGCGTCTTCCGGACGTCAGAACAGGTCCTGCCAGAAGGTGGCAGGAGCATCTCGACACACGACACGGCAGACTACATCCTGAAAGTCTTGGATGAAAGCCTCCATATACGGAAGCGCGTCGGGATCTGCTATTGA
- a CDS encoding amino acid ABC transporter substrate-binding protein: MKKWRISIALIAMLSLVLTACSSGGSNSGSDEEALYNKVKEDGKILIGTEGTYPPFTFHDDSGKLTGFDVELAREVAKRLGVKAEFQETQWDAMFEGLNSKRFDMIANQVGVREDRQKKYDFSTPYIESSAVVVAKKDNKNVKSFEDIKGLKSAQSLTSNYRDIAEKNGAEIQGVEGLSQSIELIEQGRVDVTVNDKISVLDYLNKKKGANVKIVAEAAEASESAFMFRKGDDKLVKEVNKALEDMKEDGTYKKISEKWFGEDVSPKH; encoded by the coding sequence ATGAAAAAATGGAGAATTTCCATTGCCTTGATTGCCATGCTCAGCCTTGTGCTGACAGCGTGTTCAAGCGGTGGTTCGAACAGCGGTTCAGACGAAGAAGCGCTTTATAACAAAGTGAAGGAAGATGGGAAGATCCTCATCGGGACAGAGGGTACATATCCGCCGTTCACCTTCCATGATGATTCAGGCAAGCTGACAGGCTTCGACGTCGAACTGGCACGTGAAGTGGCAAAACGCCTTGGTGTAAAAGCAGAATTCCAGGAAACACAATGGGATGCCATGTTTGAAGGTCTCAACAGTAAACGTTTCGATATGATTGCGAACCAAGTGGGAGTCCGGGAAGATCGTCAGAAGAAATACGATTTCTCCACTCCGTACATCGAATCAAGTGCTGTAGTGGTTGCCAAAAAAGATAACAAAAACGTAAAGTCATTTGAAGATATTAAAGGGTTGAAATCGGCTCAGTCCCTTACAAGCAACTATCGTGACATTGCCGAGAAAAACGGTGCCGAGATCCAAGGTGTCGAAGGTCTTTCCCAATCCATCGAGTTGATCGAGCAGGGCCGGGTGGACGTAACAGTGAATGACAAAATCTCAGTTCTTGACTACTTGAATAAGAAGAAAGGCGCCAATGTGAAAATTGTTGCTGAAGCGGCAGAAGCAAGCGAAAGTGCCTTCATGTTCCGCAAAGGCGACGACAAATTGGTGAAAGAAGTAAATAAAGCGTTAGAGGATATGAAAGAAGACGGAACATACAAGAAAATCTCTGAGAAATGGTTCGGAGAAGATGTATCTCCTAAGCACTAG
- a CDS encoding amino acid ABC transporter permease, which yields MYLLSTSIYQDPQAMIDILQSSLLPLIKGALYYSIPLTLISFAVGMILAILTALARLSKYKVLQIIARIYVSAIRGTPLLVQLFIIFYGLPNLGIRFPAFLAAVIAFSLNKGAYSSEIIRAAIQSIPKGQWEAGSSIGMTYGQTLWRIILPQAARVSIPPLANSFISLVKDTSLASLILVTEMFRIAQQIAATNYEFLLIYMEAALLYWVMCFILSIIQGRIENRLDRYIAK from the coding sequence ATGTATCTCCTAAGCACTAGCATCTATCAAGATCCTCAGGCAATGATTGATATACTGCAAAGCTCCCTGCTTCCTTTGATCAAGGGAGCTTTGTATTATTCCATCCCTCTGACGCTCATATCATTTGCCGTGGGTATGATCCTGGCCATCTTGACTGCATTAGCGAGACTTTCAAAGTACAAAGTGCTCCAAATCATCGCAAGGATCTATGTATCTGCGATCCGGGGTACGCCTCTATTGGTGCAATTATTCATTATATTCTACGGGCTGCCGAACCTTGGAATCAGATTCCCTGCTTTCCTTGCTGCGGTCATCGCCTTTTCCCTGAATAAAGGGGCTTACTCATCGGAAATCATCCGTGCTGCCATCCAGTCGATTCCGAAGGGACAATGGGAAGCCGGGTCGTCCATCGGCATGACCTATGGTCAGACGTTGTGGCGCATCATTCTTCCACAGGCAGCGAGGGTTTCAATCCCGCCGCTAGCCAATTCATTCATTTCCCTTGTGAAAGATACATCCCTTGCATCATTGATCCTCGTGACCGAGATGTTCAGGATCGCACAGCAGATTGCAGCCACGAACTATGAGTTCCTGCTGATTTATATGGAAGCGGCACTCCTATACTGGGTCATGTGCTTCATCCTGTCCATCATACAGGGCCGCATAGAGAATAGACTCGATCGATATATCGCGAAATAA
- a CDS encoding amino acid ABC transporter ATP-binding protein, with protein MISIKGLTKRFDDLEVLKGMSAEINKGEVVVLVGPSGSGKTTFLRCLNALEIPNEGVVSIGETTIDFKGRVAKNELLEMRRRTGMVFQSYNLFPHKTALENVMEGPVVVQGKSREEARAQAVKLLEKVGLGDKVDFYPYQLSGGQQQRVGIARALAIEPEVMLFDEPTSALDPELVADVLAVMKELAEEGMTMVVVTHEMRFAKDVADRVIFMDGGHILEEGPPEQVLDNPKNERTRQFLNLIH; from the coding sequence ATGATTTCCATTAAAGGATTAACCAAACGATTCGATGATCTCGAGGTGCTGAAGGGCATGAGCGCCGAGATTAACAAGGGTGAAGTGGTCGTCCTGGTTGGCCCATCAGGGTCAGGGAAGACAACATTCCTACGCTGCCTCAATGCCCTTGAGATTCCGAACGAAGGAGTCGTCTCCATCGGGGAGACCACCATCGACTTCAAAGGTCGCGTGGCTAAAAACGAACTCCTTGAAATGAGAAGAAGGACCGGTATGGTCTTTCAAAGCTACAATCTTTTCCCTCATAAAACCGCCTTGGAAAACGTAATGGAAGGTCCGGTGGTCGTTCAGGGGAAAAGCCGTGAAGAAGCAAGAGCACAGGCTGTGAAGCTGCTTGAGAAGGTGGGCTTGGGGGATAAGGTCGACTTCTATCCTTACCAACTTTCTGGAGGTCAACAGCAGAGGGTCGGGATTGCAAGGGCCCTTGCGATTGAACCCGAGGTCATGCTTTTCGATGAACCGACATCGGCCCTCGATCCGGAGCTCGTAGCCGACGTTCTTGCTGTCATGAAGGAGCTTGCTGAAGAAGGGATGACCATGGTGGTCGTCACGCATGAAATGCGTTTTGCTAAAGATGTGGCTGACCGGGTCATCTTCATGGACGGTGGGCATATCCTTGAAGAAGGTCCTCCGGAGCAGGTACTCGACAATCCGAAGAACGAACGGACACGACAGTTCTTAAATTTGATACACTGA
- the fumC gene encoding class II fumarate hydratase: protein MDYRIEKDTIGEMKVPADKYWGAQTQRSKENFPIGGEKMPLEVTYAFAHLKKAAARANQALGKLSATKADAIARACEDILSGDLDDHFPLVVWQTGSGTQSNMNVNEVVAYRANETLAGEERVHPNDDVNMSQSSNDTFPTAMHVAALKELDKHLLPSLDELIAILRGKEERFQDIIKIGRTHLQDATPLTLGQEISGWRAMMEKSRGMIVESSRHLLPLAIGGTAVGTGINADPTFGSRVAQELESQTGYAFQSSDNKFHALTSHDELVFVHGALKALAADLMKVANDVRWLSSGPRSGIGELTIPANEPGSSIMPGKVNPTQSEAVTMVATQVFGNDAAIGFAASQGNFELNVFKPVIIYNALQSIRLLGDGIRSFNDRCVKGLEANLDVIEGFVSRSLMLVTALNPHIGYEKAAEIAKKAHQEGWTLKESALESGYVTEEQYDEWINPEDMVNK from the coding sequence ATGGACTACCGGATCGAGAAGGATACAATCGGGGAAATGAAGGTGCCTGCTGATAAATACTGGGGGGCTCAAACCCAACGGAGCAAGGAGAACTTCCCTATCGGGGGAGAGAAGATGCCCCTTGAGGTTACATACGCATTCGCCCATCTGAAAAAAGCTGCTGCGAGGGCGAATCAGGCATTGGGGAAGCTATCGGCCACGAAGGCTGATGCCATTGCACGGGCATGCGAAGACATCCTTTCAGGGGATCTTGATGATCACTTCCCCCTTGTGGTTTGGCAGACGGGAAGCGGTACCCAGTCGAATATGAATGTCAATGAAGTGGTGGCATACAGGGCGAATGAAACCCTGGCAGGAGAAGAAAGGGTGCATCCCAATGATGATGTCAACATGTCTCAAAGTTCCAATGATACGTTCCCGACAGCCATGCATGTTGCTGCATTAAAGGAACTGGATAAACACCTCCTGCCATCCCTGGATGAATTGATTGCAATTCTTAGGGGAAAAGAAGAGAGGTTCCAGGATATCATCAAGATCGGGCGGACCCATCTCCAGGACGCGACTCCCCTGACCCTGGGACAGGAGATCAGCGGCTGGAGGGCCATGATGGAGAAATCCAGAGGGATGATTGTGGAGTCATCGCGTCATCTATTGCCCCTCGCAATAGGGGGGACCGCAGTTGGAACCGGCATCAATGCAGATCCGACATTCGGAAGCCGGGTCGCACAGGAACTTGAATCCCAAACAGGGTATGCCTTTCAGTCGTCGGATAATAAATTCCATGCCCTCACATCCCATGATGAGCTCGTCTTCGTGCACGGAGCATTGAAGGCACTCGCTGCAGATCTCATGAAAGTGGCCAATGATGTGCGGTGGCTTTCAAGCGGTCCGAGGAGCGGAATCGGGGAATTGACCATCCCTGCGAATGAACCGGGGAGTTCCATCATGCCTGGCAAGGTGAATCCGACTCAAAGTGAAGCCGTCACCATGGTGGCAACACAGGTATTCGGAAATGATGCGGCCATCGGCTTTGCCGCAAGTCAGGGAAACTTTGAGTTGAATGTATTCAAGCCGGTCATCATCTATAATGCACTGCAGTCCATCCGTCTATTGGGAGATGGGATCCGCTCGTTCAATGATCGGTGTGTCAAAGGGTTGGAGGCAAATCTTGATGTGATTGAAGGGTTCGTATCCCGTTCCCTGATGCTTGTGACCGCGCTCAACCCCCATATCGGATATGAGAAGGCGGCAGAGATCGCCAAAAAGGCCCACCAGGAAGGATGGACCTTGAAAGAATCGGCTCTTGAGAGCGGATATGTGACGGAAGAGCAGTATGATGAATGGATCAATCCTGAAGATATGGTGAACAAATAA
- a CDS encoding alpha/beta-type small acid-soluble spore protein has protein sequence MAQSRNNSSNQLVAPGAQQAIDQMKYEIASEFGVQLGADTTARANGSVGGEITKRLVQMAEQQLGGSYK, from the coding sequence ATGGCACAATCTCGTAACAACTCATCTAACCAACTGGTTGCTCCTGGAGCTCAGCAAGCAATCGACCAAATGAAGTACGAAATCGCTTCAGAATTCGGCGTACAATTAGGAGCAGACACTACTGCACGCGCTAACGGTTCTGTAGGTGGAGAAATCACGAAACGCCTTGTTCAAATGGCTGAACAACAACTTGGCGGAAGCTACAAATAA
- a CDS encoding ABC transporter ATP-binding protein, protein MAELKLDNIYKIYDKKVTAVTDFNLHIKDKEFIVFVGPSGCGKSTTLRMIAGLEEISQGDFSIDGKRVNDVAPKDRDIAMVFQNYALYPHMSVYDNMAFGLKLRKFDKKEIDRRVQEAAKILGLEALLDRKPKALSGGQRQRVALGRAIVRDAKVFLMDEPLSNLDAKLRVQMRAEIAKLHQRLQTTTIYVTHDQTEAMTMATRIVVMKDGVIQQVGSPKEVYDKPENVFVGGFIGSPAMNFFQGTLEENYFVCGKTKVLVPEGKMKVLREQGQVGKAITLGVRPEDIHDEPLFLDTAEGAKISVKIEVSELTGAETMLYSQLEGQDFVARVDSRTDIQAGETITLALDMNKAHFFDAESEERIR, encoded by the coding sequence ATGGCTGAATTGAAACTCGACAATATCTATAAAATTTATGATAAAAAGGTGACCGCTGTCACAGACTTCAATCTACATATCAAGGATAAGGAGTTCATCGTTTTCGTCGGACCATCAGGCTGCGGAAAGTCGACGACCCTGCGCATGATTGCAGGTCTGGAGGAGATTTCTCAAGGAGATTTCTCCATTGACGGGAAACGGGTGAATGACGTTGCACCAAAGGATCGCGATATTGCCATGGTATTCCAGAACTATGCGCTCTACCCTCATATGAGCGTGTATGATAATATGGCGTTCGGCCTTAAACTTAGGAAGTTCGACAAGAAAGAAATTGACAGGCGCGTCCAGGAAGCTGCCAAGATCCTCGGCCTCGAGGCCCTCCTCGACCGTAAGCCGAAGGCATTGTCCGGTGGTCAGCGTCAGCGTGTCGCATTGGGTCGCGCCATCGTCCGTGATGCCAAGGTCTTCCTCATGGATGAACCGCTATCCAATCTTGATGCCAAACTGCGTGTGCAGATGCGTGCAGAAATCGCCAAGCTCCATCAGCGTCTCCAAACGACTACCATTTATGTAACGCATGATCAGACAGAGGCCATGACCATGGCGACACGGATCGTTGTCATGAAAGATGGGGTCATCCAGCAGGTCGGTTCACCTAAAGAAGTGTATGACAAGCCGGAGAACGTATTCGTAGGCGGCTTCATCGGCTCCCCGGCCATGAACTTCTTCCAAGGGACATTAGAAGAAAACTACTTCGTTTGCGGCAAAACAAAGGTCCTCGTACCAGAAGGAAAAATGAAAGTCCTCCGGGAACAGGGTCAAGTAGGAAAGGCCATCACCCTGGGTGTCCGTCCTGAAGATATCCATGATGAGCCCCTTTTCCTCGATACTGCAGAGGGTGCAAAGATTTCAGTCAAGATTGAAGTATCGGAGCTGACCGGTGCCGAAACGATGCTCTATTCCCAGCTTGAAGGACAGGATTTTGTTGCACGTGTGGATTCACGCACCGATATCCAGGCTGGAGAAACGATCACCCTGGCACTCGATATGAATAAAGCCCATTTCTTCGATGCAGAATCTGAAGAACGCATTCGATAA
- a CDS encoding PucR family transcriptional regulator translates to MLTSLLKKYPEASVRSSRPGTLDLGKAWFTNEEEDTFIGIDRNKLTEEEVELLKCLFIEVGSPITILNGSFEAREWFSFLYEGGHQPQIAQDEYRIIQFSMNGEIEHSMMKEAFQHLLPEDVQSVLFSDGTGLFIERKSNEVLDHEQLFTISHVIESDFFVSTLFFTGQFHKLGPHLPEAFSFERKLFSMPGSLSHSTIHSVESLLPSFLLHCLPSEWKTHLLGHVITILEEDPDWTQIIKVFLENQANVSQTAKQLFMHRNSVQYRIERFIDKTGIDIRSFQGAILAYLACLDHLHDKVNKEEE, encoded by the coding sequence ATGCTGACATCCCTGCTCAAAAAGTATCCAGAAGCTTCTGTCAGGTCCTCCCGACCGGGTACCCTCGACCTCGGGAAGGCCTGGTTCACAAATGAAGAGGAAGACACCTTCATCGGAATCGATCGAAATAAACTCACAGAAGAAGAAGTGGAGCTCCTGAAATGTCTGTTCATAGAAGTCGGTTCCCCCATTACCATTCTGAACGGCTCATTCGAAGCCCGGGAATGGTTTTCCTTCCTCTATGAAGGGGGGCACCAACCTCAAATCGCTCAGGATGAATACCGCATCATCCAATTTTCCATGAACGGCGAGATCGAGCACTCCATGATGAAGGAAGCGTTTCAGCACCTGCTCCCTGAAGACGTCCAGTCTGTCTTGTTCAGTGACGGGACGGGTCTGTTCATTGAACGAAAAAGCAATGAAGTGCTGGATCATGAGCAGCTCTTCACGATTTCCCATGTCATTGAGTCGGATTTTTTCGTTTCGACCTTATTCTTCACGGGGCAGTTCCATAAGCTAGGTCCACACCTTCCTGAAGCGTTTTCCTTCGAACGGAAGCTGTTTTCCATGCCTGGATCCCTCAGTCATTCCACCATTCATTCGGTTGAATCACTCCTGCCATCTTTCCTGCTTCACTGCCTTCCGTCGGAGTGGAAAACACATCTTCTCGGGCATGTGATCACCATACTGGAAGAGGATCCCGACTGGACTCAGATCATCAAGGTCTTTCTGGAAAATCAGGCCAATGTAAGTCAAACTGCAAAGCAGCTCTTCATGCACCGCAATTCAGTTCAGTACCGGATCGAACGTTTTATTGATAAGACAGGTATCGATATACGCAGCTTTCAGGGCGCCATCCTGGCCTATCTTGCCTGTCTGGACCATCTTCATGACAAGGTGAACAAGGAAGAAGAGTGA
- a CDS encoding metal-sensitive transcriptional regulator — MEYTKEVTNRMKRLEGQVRGVLKMMDEGKDCKEVVTQLSAVRTAVDRTIGLVVAKNLEACIKDSEEKGMNTEEAIQEAVNLLVRSR, encoded by the coding sequence ATGGAATATACAAAAGAAGTCACAAATCGAATGAAGCGCTTGGAAGGACAAGTACGTGGTGTATTGAAGATGATGGATGAAGGAAAGGATTGCAAAGAAGTCGTCACCCAGCTTTCCGCCGTCAGGACTGCCGTAGACCGTACGATCGGACTTGTCGTCGCGAAGAATCTTGAAGCATGCATCAAGGATTCAGAAGAGAAAGGCATGAACACTGAAGAGGCCATTCAGGAGGCAGTCAATCTTTTGGTGCGAAGCCGCTGA
- a CDS encoding DUF5342 family protein, which translates to MIQHFQYRSMYENKGLPGWYISFFYGGVKHEGIYHKDGRIDCKPALDEKSAKQIHDLMLFHVYE; encoded by the coding sequence ATGATTCAACATTTTCAATACAGGAGCATGTATGAAAACAAAGGGTTACCGGGCTGGTATATTTCATTTTTCTACGGCGGTGTCAAGCATGAAGGGATCTACCATAAAGACGGCCGAATCGACTGCAAGCCTGCTCTGGATGAAAAAAGTGCCAAACAGATCCACGATCTCATGCTTTTCCATGTCTATGAATGA
- a CDS encoding ferritin-like domain-containing protein, with product MNEFLRDIQKAISDEWTAYHFYKELQSRTNNPLFVEFISSARQDEKKHYDLFQYLHYLLTGEYYEHKKEKVEFTTFKEGILRALKDELACASYYRDLLMDIPNQQAYKPLFIAMTDETAHSTRFQTIYQSLR from the coding sequence ATGAATGAATTTCTCCGGGATATACAAAAAGCCATAAGCGACGAATGGACAGCCTATCATTTCTATAAAGAATTGCAGAGTCGGACCAACAATCCATTATTTGTAGAGTTCATCAGCTCAGCCCGGCAAGATGAGAAAAAGCATTATGATCTATTCCAGTATCTGCATTACCTGCTCACAGGAGAATATTACGAACATAAAAAAGAAAAGGTCGAGTTCACAACCTTTAAAGAAGGAATCCTTCGTGCGCTGAAAGACGAGCTTGCCTGTGCCTCTTATTATCGGGATCTCCTGATGGATATACCGAACCAGCAGGCGTATAAACCGCTGTTTATAGCCATGACTGATGAGACGGCACATTCCACCCGTTTTCAAACGATCTATCAGTCCCTGCGCTGA
- a CDS encoding YheC/YheD family protein — translation MRILYDRRRRIFGHDERSISTYAFGLDSFLLQPEKSEDTYPFPISAPTGGIIPLIGILADKDRANRYRGNFELFRALQGMIQDAGGICFVFSPVDIEGNTVAGIVYSDTLSRWVTCHFPLPNVIYNRIPTPAGEQNEAFRRLTSWCQNHKIPFFNPHFFNKWDIYRLLREREELRPHLPVTEQIQDPTHLKTFLMQHKQIYIKHSLSSKGKGIRKVEVHDDGRVSCRSIKKMEHFSSAERLAHAYPEWFQEKDWIVQEAIQCRSLNGHRYDYRVLVLTSGDEFNVTGIGVRMSQRQEVTTHVPSGGTIISLEDVAQGDTKQILSSIMKICGETLTDSLGFIGEFSVDIAPRKEEGFVLFEINSKPMIFDESEIETTRRKKLVDTFFSLASSRPQRRD, via the coding sequence ATGAGAATCCTGTATGATCGGAGGAGAAGAATCTTCGGCCACGATGAAAGGAGTATATCCACGTATGCGTTCGGTCTTGATTCCTTTCTTCTGCAACCTGAAAAATCCGAAGATACCTACCCCTTTCCCATAAGCGCTCCCACAGGTGGTATCATCCCACTGATTGGCATCCTGGCGGATAAGGACCGGGCGAATCGTTACCGGGGAAACTTCGAACTCTTTAGGGCCCTTCAGGGAATGATCCAGGATGCAGGCGGCATCTGTTTTGTTTTTTCACCCGTTGATATCGAGGGCAACACGGTTGCAGGCATCGTCTATAGTGATACTCTTTCCAGGTGGGTGACCTGCCACTTTCCCCTTCCAAACGTCATTTACAACAGGATCCCCACCCCGGCAGGCGAACAGAATGAAGCGTTTCGTCGCTTGACCTCGTGGTGTCAAAATCACAAGATCCCCTTCTTCAACCCGCATTTTTTCAATAAGTGGGACATTTACCGGCTATTACGGGAGAGAGAGGAATTACGGCCGCATCTCCCTGTCACCGAACAGATCCAGGATCCCACCCATCTGAAGACATTTTTGATGCAACATAAACAGATCTATATTAAACATTCCCTTTCCTCCAAGGGAAAAGGCATCCGTAAGGTCGAAGTGCATGATGACGGAAGAGTAAGTTGCCGCAGCATCAAAAAAATGGAGCACTTCTCCTCTGCAGAGCGGTTGGCACACGCTTACCCCGAATGGTTCCAAGAGAAAGACTGGATCGTCCAGGAAGCCATTCAATGCCGATCTTTGAACGGACACCGATATGATTACAGAGTGCTTGTCCTCACCTCGGGGGATGAATTCAATGTGACGGGGATCGGAGTACGGATGTCACAACGACAGGAAGTGACCACCCACGTCCCATCAGGCGGAACGATCATTTCCCTGGAGGATGTTGCCCAGGGGGATACAAAGCAAATACTCTCTTCCATCATGAAGATCTGCGGGGAAACCCTCACTGATTCACTGGGGTTCATAGGGGAGTTTTCTGTCGATATCGCTCCAAGAAAAGAAGAGGGCTTCGTTTTATTCGAGATTAACTCCAAGCCGATGATATTCGATGAATCAGAGATTGAGACCACCCGGCGCAAAAAGCTTGTGGATACATTTTTCTCCCTTGCCTCCTCCCGTCCTCAGCGCAGGGACTGA
- a CDS encoding YheC/YheD family protein — MLKPFAVEVFEDERPLLYLPASFSKGPLPGIITLGTRKVEAECRTHPNGRNVIGISSSLSDGLHLPRGVGSLHLHQVEEELYLGALIGIFTSGFTQFKMNPVGERSRMFQRLLAVQGTLGVIPFVFGEQDIHWEDGLIHGLFHFGDQWERHFIPFPTVIYDRLPNRRSEKKRSILSLKERLQGEYGIPWYNPGFFNKLDLFERLAGDEEAAIFLPETHQFQSISDLERMLATYRHVYVKPANGSLGNGIHKITYDRGKDGYYCRFKDGDQKVRLLRFKSLESLVQSVLKGRKFDTFIIQQGIDLIEDDHRPLDFRVHTNKDEEGRWHVSAIAAKVAGSGSVTTHAKAGGEVKVLSELFSEDDRHVMEARLKEAAILLSHSIEANMEGYVGEIGFDLGADESGKIWMFEANSKPGRSIFTHPSLKAEDILTRKLALSFGVFLTRKTIEELVP; from the coding sequence ATGTTGAAACCTTTTGCAGTTGAAGTTTTTGAAGATGAACGTCCCCTCCTCTACCTTCCAGCTTCCTTCAGTAAGGGTCCATTGCCGGGAATCATCACGCTCGGAACACGCAAGGTCGAAGCGGAGTGCAGGACACACCCCAATGGAAGAAATGTAATCGGCATCAGCTCCTCTCTTTCCGATGGCCTTCACCTTCCTCGCGGAGTGGGCAGCCTCCACCTTCACCAAGTGGAGGAGGAGCTTTACCTTGGAGCATTGATCGGCATATTCACGTCCGGATTCACTCAGTTCAAGATGAATCCCGTCGGCGAACGCTCGCGGATGTTCCAACGTTTACTTGCCGTACAGGGGACGCTCGGAGTCATCCCGTTTGTGTTCGGGGAGCAAGACATCCATTGGGAGGATGGACTCATTCATGGTCTTTTTCACTTTGGTGATCAGTGGGAGCGTCACTTCATCCCGTTTCCTACCGTCATCTATGACCGCCTCCCGAATCGCAGGAGCGAAAAAAAACGCTCCATCCTTTCACTTAAGGAACGGCTTCAGGGAGAGTACGGCATTCCCTGGTATAACCCAGGTTTTTTCAACAAGCTTGATCTGTTCGAGCGATTGGCAGGAGATGAAGAAGCCGCCATCTTCCTCCCGGAAACCCATCAGTTCCAATCCATCAGTGATCTTGAGCGGATGCTTGCAACATATCGGCATGTGTACGTAAAGCCCGCCAATGGAAGCCTTGGGAACGGGATTCATAAAATCACGTATGACCGGGGGAAGGATGGATATTATTGCAGATTCAAGGACGGCGATCAGAAGGTCCGCCTCCTAAGGTTTAAAAGCCTGGAATCCCTTGTACAGTCCGTACTTAAAGGCCGCAAATTCGATACCTTCATCATCCAGCAGGGAATCGATCTGATTGAAGACGACCATCGCCCACTTGACTTCAGGGTCCACACGAATAAAGATGAAGAAGGCCGGTGGCACGTATCAGCCATCGCTGCCAAAGTCGCAGGTTCAGGAAGTGTGACCACCCATGCAAAAGCAGGCGGCGAAGTGAAGGTACTGAGCGAGCTCTTTTCGGAAGATGACAGGCATGTGATGGAGGCCCGTCTCAAGGAAGCGGCAATACTGCTGTCGCATTCCATCGAGGCGAATATGGAGGGATATGTCGGAGAAATCGGATTCGACCTCGGAGCCGACGAGAGCGGGAAGATCTGGATGTTTGAAGCCAATTCAAAACCAGGCCGCTCAATCTTCACCCATCCGTCCCTTAAAGCTGAAGATATCCTAACACGCAAGCTCGCCCTCTCATTTGGAGTATTTCTCACTCGCAAAACGATTGAGGAATTGGTGCCATGA